The DNA sequence AGAAAAGGGGGAAATCCAATCCCCCTTGATCTCCCTTTAAAAAATGGGGAAATTCTTATTTCCCCCCTTTTTTAAAGGGGGGTTAGGGGGATTAGAGGGGAACAGGGACACACGTTGTTCTTTTTACAAGGAGATCCTCCTTTTTTATGGAACACTATTCTTAGCTTGATGCATATGGGGCAACATTCCTCTTCACTTTCATGCTTTCTTCAGAAGCAGCGTATTTTACATGGGAGAATTATGTATTATGGAAAAGGGATATTTTATTACGGGGACAGATACCGGTGTCGGGAAAACCCTTGTTACGGGTGGATTAGCAGCCCTTTACAAAAATAGGGGTGTGAATGTGGGTGTTATGAAGCCAATTGCTACCGGTTGTAAACGTGTGGAGAATCGTCTCGTATCTGAGGATGCCATCTTCCTGAAACGCTCAGCAGAAGTCGAAGATGACTACGAGCTTATTAATCCCATCAGCTTCGAACAACCTCTTGCACCTACGGTAGCAGCACGTTTAAGCAATACGAGAATAGACCTGGAAAGGGTACATACGGCTTTTGACACCTTATTCGACAGACACGATTTCCTCCTGGTAGAAGGGATTGGGGGATTATTGGTGCCTATCGATCAATACTATTTTGTTGTGGATCTGGCAAATGAACTGGAATTACCGTTAATAGTTGTTTGCCGGCCTACCCTTGGCACAATAAACCACACCTTGCTCACGGTATCATATGCGCGTGAGCATGGACTAAAAATCAAAGGAATTATTGTCAATGAATCTGTTGAAAATGAAGATGATATTGCTAAAAAGACAAACATAGATGAGATAAAAAGACTTACCGATCTCCCCCTGTTAGGGATGATTCCTTTTGATAAAAGGCTCGATGTAGAAAATTTTCATAAGGAAGTACTCCTAAAGATTTTTAGTGATAAAATAGACAAAGATATTATAATATGACGCTTCATAGTATAGTAAGGTATGGTGTATGATTTGCAAATAATTTGATTTGCCGGGTTCTTCCTTTCCTTAACCCGGTTTACTTAGGAGTAAAAAAATATATGAACACTCAGTTAGAACTTGCACGTGATGGTATAATAACCGATGCAATGAAAGAAGCGGCTGCTTATGATGATGTATCTCCGGAATTCATTCGTGAAGGCATCGCTAAGGGACAGATTGTTATCTATGGAAACCCGAATAGAAAGGCGCGAGTAATTGGTATTGGTAAAGGACTGAAAACAAAGATAAATGCCAGCATCGGTACCTCTCCTGATATCATTGATATTGATATGGAGGTGAAAAAGGCTCAAACTGCTGAGAAGTATGGCGCCGATACCCTCATGGAACTTTCAACAGGGGGAGACTTAACCAAGATCAGGAAGCGTGTACTTGATTCTATTTCTCTAACAGTAGGTACTGTGCCACTTTATCAGGCTGCTATAGAAACGATCAAAAAAAAAAGAGTTCTATCGTATACATGGAAGCCGATTTTCTTTTTGATATCATAGAACAACAGGCCGAAGAAGGTATTGGTTTTATGGCTATCCATTGCGGCATTAATCTCATAACACTTGAACGACTAAGGAAACAAGGATATCGCTACGGCGGACTCGTTAGCCGTGGCGGCTCATTCCTTACTGCATGGATGAATCATAACAAGAAGGAAAACCCACTCTATGAACAGATCGACCGCCTCATCGATATCATGAAAAAGCATGATGTTATTCTTAGTCTTGGAAACGGGCTCAGGGCAGGGGCGATCCATGATAGTACAGACCGTGCTCAGATCCAGGAACTTATTATAAACTCTGAAATTGCAGAATATGCGCAGAGTAAGGGCGTGCAGATTATTGTAGAGGGCCCCGGTCATATTCCCATTGATGAAATTGAAGCAAATGTACTTATACAAAAGCGCCTGAGTAATAACGCCCCATTTTATATGCTCGGGCCTATTACTACCGATGTAGCCCCCGGATACGACCATATCTCATCGGCTATTGGTGCGGCCTTATCATCACGTTATGGGGCCGATTTTATCTGTTATGTGACGCCGCCTGAACATCTGGCTCTTCCAGGACCTGATGATGTCCGGGAAGGTGTCATGGCTGCCCGTATCGCCGCTCATGTAGGCGATATGGTAAAGTTAAAAGATAAAGTAAAGAATTTAGACCTGAAAATGGGTATTGCGCGGAGGGATCTTGATTGGAAGACCCAGTATGATACAGCTATCACCAAAGAACGCGCACAAGAGATTCGTAACAGCCGACCCCCTATGGACGAAGATACGTGTACCATGTGTGGTAACCTCTGCTCGTTGAAGGGTGTGATGAAATACTACGAGCACGATCTCAAGAAAAGCCGCAAAAAGAGTGCAACTCCTGTAGCCTTTTAAATAAAAACATTTGAGACCACAGATTTCACAGATTACACAGATAAAGATTTATCATAATCCTACAAAATAATATTGGATTGTAATTGTGCTATTTGTAAGGGATAGAGCATTTGTCAATCGCCAACCGAGTACATGTTCATATATTTTTGCAAATGCTTCGCCCCTACGTATCTGTGTAATCTGTGGTCTCTCTTTTAAGATCTTATAAAGTCCATGCCGGTAATCCTTCTAGAACCCCCGCGCCCTGAAAACCCAAG is a window from the Candidatus Jettenia sp. genome containing:
- the bioD gene encoding dethiobiotin synthase; protein product: MEKGYFITGTDTGVGKTLVTGGLAALYKNRGVNVGVMKPIATGCKRVENRLVSEDAIFLKRSAEVEDDYELINPISFEQPLAPTVAARLSNTRIDLERVHTAFDTLFDRHDFLLVEGIGGLLVPIDQYYFVVDLANELELPLIVVCRPTLGTINHTLLTVSYAREHGLKIKGIIVNESVENEDDIAKKTNIDEIKRLTDLPLLGMIPFDKRLDVENFHKEVLLKIFSDKIDKDIII